GGGCGATGGCGGCAAGCATATCGGTCTGTTCTCTGTGGGCGAGCTGAAGCCGATGCTCCATTTTATTGAAATGGTTATATAGCTCTCCAATCTCGTCCTTACGCTTCAAAGCCAGCGGGGACAGGGGATGGACGACATTGACTTCCTCTAGCCGGGCATTCAGCCGCCGGATCGGCTGCTCGATGCGGAAATGAATATAGATGATCAGAATGAAAAATATACAGCCGGCCATGGCGAAGATGGGCAGCAGCAGCGCCAGGTATCGTGAGTCCAGCAAGTTGGTGCGTATCGGGGAATATACGGCAAAGACAAACTTTAAATACAAACCAATCGAAAACATCAGAATCAGCAGCATCAGCAGGAATAACAGGGGAAGCTTGATTTTCAGTTTCATCCTATTGCTCTCTTTCTGTGTATTTATAGCCTATGCCCCAAATGGTTTTGATGAAGTTATGCTCAGGACCCAGCTTCTTGCGGATATTCTTGATATGAACTGTTACGGTATTGATCTCTCCGTATTCATCTCCCCAGACGTTCTCATAGATTTGCTCCCGGCTGAGTACCTGGTTGGGATGACGCATCAGGATCGACAGAATCTGAAATTCCTTCGCGGATAAGTCGAGCTTCTGGCCGTACAGAAAGGCTTCATACGTTTTATCATTCAAAATAAGCGGAGCATCAGCCTTGTCTTTGGCAGGGCTAAGCTTATCCCACTCCTGATGCAGCCTGTCCACTTTGCGGAAATGCGCCTTGATCCGGGAGGCCAGCTCCTGAATACTGAACGGCTTGGTCATATAATCGTCCGCGCCGATTTCCAGACCGACAATTTTATCAATATCCTGATCCCGTGCGCTTAATAACATGATGGGCACATTATACGAGGACCGGATCGTCCGGCAGACATCCAGTCCGCTCATATCAGGCATGACGATATCAAGAACAATGAAATCGATAGGGTTACCCTCCACGGCCGCTAAGGCTTCCCGCCCGGAGCTGGCCGTGATGACGGCAAATTGCTCGTACCTTAAGCTCTTGCTGATGAGCTTCACAATTTCTGCATCATCGTCTACCACTAATATCGTTTTGGACATTTGATTACCTCCCGGGCACTGAGCATGTTGAGATTAATGATAATTGGTTGAGGTTGTGGTTGCAAACCAAGGGCTATATTCTGAGAATCGGGGGAAAGGAGAACCGCATAAATAATAACCGGGCCGGATAAGATGATCTCTTATCCGGCCCGGTTAATGTACTGCCCAACTGTCAGGCTATGGGTTCTTACGGTTCTTCTCTTCGTCAGGATCGGCTTCAAGGCCGGGAGCCGCTACCTCCGGGTCATTCCCCAGCACAGCACCCACGATCTCATCCAGCTTGTCTGTCTCGGATTGGCCGTCCGCCGGACTGGGTTCGCCCTCCGGAATCGGGTGGACACCTGCGGTGCGTCCGTCGAGCGGTGCTTTCTTCTCATCCTTCATCTGTAACTCTCCCTTCTGAGTGCAGTCTCTGTCTTAGGATGTGTCTGCGATTGCCGTTATATGTAACGATAACCGCAGGCGGGGGTGGTG
This region of Paenibacillus sp. FSL K6-1096 genomic DNA includes:
- a CDS encoding response regulator transcription factor; amino-acid sequence: MSKTILVVDDDAEIVKLISKSLRYEQFAVITASSGREALAAVEGNPIDFIVLDIVMPDMSGLDVCRTIRSSYNVPIMLLSARDQDIDKIVGLEIGADDYMTKPFSIQELASRIKAHFRKVDRLHQEWDKLSPAKDKADAPLILNDKTYEAFLYGQKLDLSAKEFQILSILMRHPNQVLSREQIYENVWGDEYGEINTVTVHIKNIRKKLGPEHNFIKTIWGIGYKYTEREQ